The nucleotide sequence CTCGACTGTCACCGGTTGTGCCCGCTCCCGTACAGTCCGTGCTGTGCGTGTTGCGCGTGCTCAACGGTTCATGGCCGACTCGGCCGTCGATCAGGGGGAAGACACATGGACACCGAAGCCGGTCCCGGCTCTCTTCCGAACGCTCCCGAGACGGGGCGACCGGTCCCCGAGGCAGAGCCGGGGCTGGTGGAGCGGTGGCGTTCGGGGGGAGGCGAGTTGGTCGCGCTGCTGACCCAGGTACGCGAACGGCTCGGCGGTGTCGCGGCGTTCCGCCTCGGCCCGGCGCCCACGGTCCTCGTCACGAACCCGACAGCGGTGCAGCACGTGCTCGCCCGCCGGCCGGAGCGGTACGTCAAGCGTTCGCACCGCGCCCGTCTGCTGATCGGCGACGGTCTCCTGGCCGCCACCGGCACGGCGTGGAAGGGGCAACGCCGCTTGCTGCAGTCCCAGTTCACCGGCACCGGGATGCGCCGCTACGAAGAGCGGATCACCGCCGCCGCCCGGACCACCGCGGAACGTTGGGGTGTCTACGCCCGTACCGGGCAGACCTTCGACGTGGGCCAGGAGATGCGCCGCTTCGCCCTGGACACCATCTGGCGCTCCCTCACCGGCCACCCCCTCGACGACGCGACCCAGCGCGAACTGGCAGCGGTGGAAACCGTGGGCGCCGCCCTTCCGACCCTGCCCGCCGACGCCGAGGAGGCCCGGGACGCCGTCGCCGCCGATATGGCCCGGATCGACGCGGTCGCCCGGCACGCCATCGAGGCCGCCCGCGGCGGGGCGGCAGGCCCCCACGGCCCGGGCCTGCTGCACGTCCTGACCGACGCCGCCACCGAGCGCCCCGAGTACACCGACCGGCTGATCCGTGACGAGTTCGTCACCCTGCTCGCAGCCGGACACGAGACCACCGCGACCACCCTGACCTGGCTCTACCTGCTCCTCGACCGGCACCCCGCCGCCCGCGAACAGGCACTCGCCGCCGGTGCCGAGGGCTCGGCCGGGCGAAGGCAGGCCATCCAGGCCCTGGTCCACGAGACGCTCCGGTTCTACCCGTCCGCCTGGCTCCTGCCCCGCCACGCCACCGAGGACGACACCCTCGCCGGCTACACCATCGAGGCGGGCACCGACCTCCTGGTCTGTCCGTACCTCACCCACCGCGATCCCGAGCTGTGGCCGGACCCGGAGCGCTTCGACCCGCGGCGCTTCACCACCCCGGCCGGCCGGCCCACCCACCCGGGCGCCTATTTCCCCTTCGGTATCGGCCCCCGTGCCTGCCTGGGCCTGCAGTTCGCGCTCCGCGAGTCGACCGTCCTGCTCGAACACCTGCTGCCGGCCCACACCCCGGCCTTCCGCTCCGCCCCCACGAAGGCGGTGCACGGCATCACCGTCCGCCCCGACGGCCCCACTCCCGCGACCTTGGCACCGTCACTCCGTTGAAGGCGGCGGCGGGGCGTGACATCGGGCGTCCGTCAGGCGCCGAAGCGAACAACGGCGTAGCCTGCGGCGGCATGAGCACCGACCCGCGCGGGCCCCAGGCCCTGGCCCCGGCACTGGCCGACCGTTCGATCTCGGCGTCGTACGCGACGAAGGGCCCGGACATCCCGCCGCCCTCGACTCCCTGAGCGACTCCAACACGGATCCGCGTGACACTCGATCTCTGACGCCCGAGTCTCTGACACTCGGACTCCGACGCTCGAACCCTGTTGCTCGATGAGGAGCTGCTCGTGACCACACCTGAAGCGACGAGACCGCACCCACGCAACTCGGGCCTGCGGGTCGACCTCAACCCGGCCGCCGCCGTCGCGTACAACGCCCGATACCACGGCGACTCCGTCGTCATCCGCTACGCGGGCGGCGACCTCACCTACGCCGAACTCGACGACAGGGCCGCCCGTCTGGCCACCGTCCTGGCCGACGGCGGCATCGAGGACGGGGACCGGGTCGCCCACCTCGGCCTCAACAGCAGCTCCTTTCTTGTCACGCTGCTGGCCGCCCACCGGCTGGGGGCCGTCTTCGTCCCGGTCAACTTCCGCCTGGTGGCAGCCGAGTTGGAGGCCGTACTCGTCCGCAGCGGCGCCACCGCCCTCGTCTGCGAGGAGGGGCACCGGGAGAGCGCCGACGAGGTACGCGACAGGACCGCCCTCGCGCGCTTCCTCCTGGTGGACGACGACCCCGAGGTGCCGACCGGCGGCGCGGCGGGCTGGGAGCCCTGGGCGCCGCTCCTCGCCGCCGCCGTGCCCACGTCCTCCGTCGCCGCCAGGTCCGCCGACGACCCGGCGATCCTCATGTTCACCTCCGGCACCACCGGCACACCCAAGGGCGTCGTCCTCACCCACGGCAACGTCTTCTGGAACGCGGTGAACGTCGAGCTCCGACTCGACACCCGCCGCGGCGACGTCACGTACGCCGCCGCTCCGCTGTTCCACATCGGCGCCCTGAACAGCTTCGTGCTCCGCGCGTTGGTGCGCGGGGGCACGGTGGTCATCAGTCGCGGGTTCGACCCGCGCACGTGCCTCGACGACCTGGTCACCCACCGGGTCAACTCCATGTTCGGCGTCCCCCAGATGTTCGCCGCACTGGCGAGACAACCCGGCCTGTTCGACCGGGACCTGAGCCACCTGCGGTCGATCGTGGTCGCTGGCGCCCCGGTACCGCCCTCGCTGATCGAGCTGTATGCCGAGCACGGCGTCCTGCTCCAGCAGGCGTGGGGCCTGACCGAGACCGCCCCGTTCGCCACCCATCTGCCCGTCGAACGCACCCTGGACAAGCTCGGCTCCGCGGGCATCCCCATGCCGTTCACCGAGGTCAGAGTCGTCGACACGGCCACCAACACGCCCCTGGAGCCGGGGAGGTCGGGGGAGATCGTCGTCCGCGGCCCCAACGTCACCGCCGGCTACTGGAACAACCCGGAGGCCAACCGTGCGGCCTTCGACGACGAGGGCTGGTTCCACTCGGGCGACATCGGTCACCTCGACGAGGACGGCTGCCTGTACATCGTCGACCGGCTCAAGGACATGGTCATCAGCGGCGGCGAGAACGTCTACCCGGCGGAGGTCGAGCGAGCGCTGGCCCCCATGCCGGGTGTGGTCGACATCGCGGTCGTCGGCATCCCCGACGAACAGTGGGGCGAGGCCGTACAGGCCGTCATGAGCGTGGACGGTACGGCGGAGATCACCCTGGAAGCCGTCCACGCGTACGCCGAGGGGAAGCTGGCCGGCTACAAGCTGCCCCGGCGCCTGACGATCGTGCCGACGGTCCCGAGGAACGCCTCCGGCAAGCTCGACAAGGCCGGCGTCCGGCGGCTGGTCGACGAGAAGAACTGACGACCGTCGCGCGGGGGACGTTGGGGAGGCGGGTCCGTGCGCCGACCGGCCGCCGCCGGCTCGTCGATCCGGGCGAACCGACAACCGAGCCCGCTGGCTACCGAACCCGACTGGGCCACCGCCCCCACGACTGCTACCGCCACCGACCTGGACCTGGACCTGGACCTGGACCTGGACCTGGATCACCGACCGGGCAGCTGACCACCCGGCGATCGGCGTCGGGTCCACTCACAGCATGCGGCCCAACAGGTGGTCGCGGTCGATCAGTTGGTGTTTGAGCACCAGACCGACGTGCGCTGTGAGGGCCGCGTAGAGGACGGCTTGGGCCGCGATGTGAACGACGAGCAGGTCGTCGCCGGAGAGCACCAGTGCGACACCGGTGACCGGGACGGCGAATGTGGCCGCGTACAAGGTGGTCTCGGTGCGGTGTGCGAGGCGTCGCTCCGCCGCGGTGAGGGTCGGCGCCCACGGGGGCAGCGGCGTGGCCAGCCGCCGGGCGAGGCGGGCGGCACCGAGCAGGAGCACGGTGGCGCCCAGCACGACGTGCACGGTGAGCAGTGCGTCGTCACCGAAGGGCTCGTACGCGTCCTCCCCACCCCTGCCACGGCCTCGTCCTCTGCCCGAGCCCTCACCACGTCCGCGGCCACGTCCGCGGCCACGTCCGCCGTCGTCGACGTCGAGCAGGTATCCCACGGCGAACTGCACGACGATGGCCACGAACACCACCCAGTGGAGCGTCTTCGTGACGATTCCATAGCCGTGCGGACCGTTGCGCACATGGGAACACATCCCTCCAAAATGCCCCATGGCTGGGCTACTTCCAGCGTCGACACGGCGACGTGAAGGCGGGGCCCGCACGCGCGCCCGTGGAGCAAGCCGACGGGAGCCGCCCCCGTGCCGGTAGGTGGCTCCCGTCGTGCCTTTCGCCGCCGGTCAGAAGTCGTCCGGTGTCCTCATGCGGTCACGGATCCAGACGCCCGCGGGCTTGAGGGAAGACGTGCCGGTCCACGAGCCGCCGTTGGCGCATGTCCCCGGCTTGAAGACGGCGCCGGTACGACCGTCGTCGGAGAAGTTCCAGTTGACCCAGCTGATCTTCTTGGCCGCCAGCAGATCGAGATAACGCTGCGACATGGCGAAGTCGTTCGCGCCCTCACCGGCGTAGTTCTGGGTACCGAACTCGGTGACGAAGACGGGTATGCGGTCGGCCGCGCGGGCCAGGGTCTGGAGGTACTCGTCCCGGTGCGAGTACGCGTAGAAGTGGAACGTGTACATGATGTTGGCCGCGTTCACCTGGTTGTTGACCACCTCGGACTCGTTGGAGCCCTCCGACACGCCGAGGGAGGACCAGGCGCGGGTGCCGATGAGGATCGGGGTGTTCGGGTCCTTGGCCCTGATGGCGGGGATGAGCTGCTCGGCGTAGCTCTTGACGCGGGACCAGCTCACTCCGCTGGGCTCGTTCGCGATCTCGTACAGCAGGTTGTTCTTGTCGCGGTGGCGCTGGGCGATCTCGGAGAAGAACGTCCTGGCGCGGGCGAGGTTCTGGTGCGGGTCGCCAGGGTCGAGCATGTGCCAGTCGACGATGGCGTACATACCGCGGGCCGTGGCCTGCTCGATGGCGGAGTGGACGAGGTCGGTGAAGCGGCGTGGATCGGTCTCGTAGCCGCCCTCCTGGACGTACATGGAGATGCGCAGGACGTCGGCCCGCCAGTCGGTGGCGAGGGCGTTGAGCGAGCCGTTGGTGACGCACTGGCTGTACCACTGCAGTCCGTGTGTGCTCATCCCTCGGAGCTGGATCGTTTTTCCTTGCTGGTTGCAGAGCTTGGTGCCGCAGACGACGAGCTGTCCGTTGGCTGCGACCGGTGTGGCTGCCGAGGGGGCTTTGGTGGTGCTTGCGGTAGTTGCCGGCCGGTGGGCGGGGGCCGTGCGGCCGGCCTGTGCGGTTCCTGGCGTCAGGACGAGGCCGAGAAGGAGCAGCACGGCGACGAGCGGGACGTATCGTGCCGATCTCATGGGGGACTCCTGGCTGTTGGTGGAGTCGATCGACGGTCGTCGATCGATCCATGGGGGACACCAACTGGTAGGAAACTTTCCTAATAGAAAGGGAATTAGCAGTTGGTCCGGACCTTTGCAAGAGATCTGGCAAGACCGCCCGGTGTCGTGTCGCGGTGGTGACCACTCCTCCGGAAGCCGAAAACGACGTCGATCCGGCCGAGTCGGGCGACGATCGGTCCCGCTTCGTTCGCCGACGCCTGCACGCTGACTCGCGCCTGCGCCCTGGACAGACGAATGAGCGGCGGAGCGCCGCACGATGAGGCGATGTGGCGCCCACCGGCCCAGAGGCACGGTCGCCACAGTGGCGCGGTTGCTTCACGCGTCACATGCGCGCCCGACGCCCGGTGTTACGGACGAACGCGCCGCGCAGCGGCTCTACCGTGAGGCGATCGCGAGGCTCGACGGGACCAGTTTCGCGTGGAGACGGCCCGCGCACAGCTCCTGTACGGCGAATGGCCGCACCGCGTCAACCGCCGAGTCGACGCCGTGCCCGACCGCCGAGCCCAACAGGGCCAGGTCAGGCCCTGGCCCTCACCTAGTCCGCGGTGGTGTCGAGGCCGTTGACCAGGCCGCGCAGGAGGGGGCCGTACTCCGGGTGGGCGAGGGCGAAGGCCATCTGGGCGACCAGGTAGTCGGCCGGGTTGCCGGTGTCGTACCAGCGGCCCTTGATGACCTGCCCGTACACCGCGCGGGTGGCGGCGTAGGCGTTGATGGCGTCGGTCAGGTAGACCTCGCCGGTCCTGTGCTCGTACCAGCGGCGGGTCTGCTCGCGCAGTTCGTCGATGATGCCGGGGGTGACGACATAACCACCGATGGCCGCGTACGACGAGGGCGCGGCGGCGGGCTCGGGCTTCTCGACCAGGCCGGTGATGCGCAGCTGCCCGTCACCGAGGTCTTCCTTGACTATGGGAACGCCGTAGCGCTGGGATTCGGTGGGGTCCATCGGCAGGAGGGCCAGCACCGGACAGCCGGTCTGCTCGTACGCGCGGATCAGTTGCTGGGCGCGGGGTACCTCGGCCACGAAGACGTCGTCGGGCCACAGCACCAGCACCGGCTCGTCGCCGAAGGCGCGGGCGGCGTTGAGCACCGGGGTGCCGTTGCCGTACGGGCCGTACTGGTCGAGGTAGGTGATGTGGCCCCGGCGGGCCAGCTCCGCGACCTCCTCCACCGCGTCCGCGTAGGCGGTCTTGCCGTCTTCGCGCAGCTGTGCGACGAGGGCGGGGTTGGGGCGGAAGTGGTCCTGGATGAGGCTCTTGCCGCCGGAGACGACGATGGTGATGTCCGTGATGCCGGAGTCCACCAGCTCGCGCACGGTGTGCTCGATGACCGGCTTGTCACCGACCGGGAGCATCTCCTTGGGCGTCGCCTTCGTCAGGGGCAGCAGACGGGAACCGAGGCCGGCGGCGGGGATCACAGCCCTGCGAATCGTCGGGGACATCACGTCTCTCCTGGTCGAGCGGCACACCGTACCGGTTGGTACGACGCCCCGGGCGCACACGGTCGCGCGACTCCTGGAGAAAGCCTACTCAGGCACTTCTCGGCCGCCACGCGCCCGTGGCGGCAAGAAGACGCTATGAGGTGCGCGTCATCGAGGGTTCGAGGGTTCGATGTCGACGAAGACCGGGCCGCGATCCGGGCGGGGCCGGCCGTCGCCCGCGGTGTTGTGCAGCAGTGCCCCTGCCACGGCCCGCGCCTTGGCGACCGCCCGGTCGGACACCGGCCCCGCGTGCCGCCGACGCACGGTGGCGGTCCACAGCTCCAGCCAGCGATCGAAGTACCCGGCGCGCAGCGGGCTCCTGGCATGCAGGTCGCGGTGCGCGCGGAGGGCGTTGCGGCGGTAGACGCCGGGGGTGAGGAGGGCGCTCTCCCAGAAGTCGGCCATGACGGGCAGGTGGGTGGCCATGTCGACACGCGCCACCTCTGTGAACAGCCGACCGATGAGGGGATCGTCGAGGACCTCGTCGTAGAACGCCTTCACCAGTCGCTCCACGTCCTGGCGGTCGCGGATGTCGGCGAGTTGCTCCGGCGCGGCGGGCGACTGCCGCCGGTCGTCGTGGGTCATGCGGATCCTCCGGGGACGCATACGGCCATGACCGTGCCGGTCCGCACGGAGCCCGGGTGGGCCGACACGTTGGCGGTGTTCACGAGTGCACTCCTCAGAAACCGGTAGCGACGGACGGTGCCGTCAGATCCGTCCGTTGCCTACTTGGTGAGCCAGAGATCGGGGCCGAAGACCTCGTAGTGGATGGCGGAGGGGTGCAGTCCCTTGGCCAGCAGTTCGCCCCGCACCAGGCGCATGAAGGGCAACGGTCCGCAGAGGTAGGCGGTGGTGTCGGGGGTGGGGGTGAGGTGGTCGAGTGTGGCGCGGCCGGCGAAGACGTTGGCGCCGGGGGAGCGGTGAGCGTCGTTCTCGTACCACAGGTGTAGATCGGCGCTGGTCAGACGGCTGACGAGGTCCGCCTGTTCGTCACGGTGGACGTGGTCGTGGGGGGTGCGGTCGGCATGGACGACGGTGACGGGACGCGAGGAGGAGGTGAGGGCGAGATGGTCGAGCATCGAGAGCATGGGGGTGATGCCGATGCCCGCCGAGGCGAGGAAGAGGGGGGTGTCGGCCTCGGGCATGACGAGGTCACCGGCGGGCAGCGAGACATCCAGGATGTCGCCCACCTCGGCGTGGGCGTGCAGCCAGGACGAGACCTCCCCGTCGGGGACGGCATCGTCGGCGGCCGTCTCGCGTTTGACGGTGATGCGCCAGGTCTTGTGATCGGGCGCGGTGGACAGGCTGTACTGGCGGATCTGGTGCGCGCCGTCGGGCAGTTCCACGCGGACACTGACGTACTGTCCGGGCCGGAAGGGAACGGTGGCCCGACCGTCGGTCCGGCGCAGCACCAGGGAGACGGCGTCGGCGGCCTCCTGGTGCCGCTCGGCGATCTCCATGCGCCGCCACACATCGCCGTTCTGGACGCCGGCTTCGGCGTACAGCCTGGCCTCGATGGCGATGAGGGCGTTGGCCATCAGCCAGTAGACCTCGTCCCAGGCGGCGCCGACCTCGGGCGTGACGGCATCACCGAGGACCTCGGCGACCGCACCGAGCAAGTGGCGTCCGACCAGCGGGTACTTGTCTGCCGTGATGCCGAGGGAGACGTGTTTGTGGGCGATGCGCGCGAGGACGGCGTCCGGGCGTTCCTCGGGCCGCTCGACCAGCAGAGTGGCGAAGGCCGCCACCGAGCCGGCCAACGCCTCACGCTGGGCGCCGGTGGCCTGGTTGGTCCGGTTGAACAGATGCCGCAACAGCTCCGGACGTTCCTCGAACAGTCGCCGGTAGAACAGCTCCGTGATGGTGGTCAGTGAGGCTCCCACCACAGGAAGGGTCGCCCGTACGACGGGGGCCGACTGCGCAGAAAGCATCAGACACACACTCCTGGGTCGATGTTCGGTGTTCGATTTAATGAGCATTTAGAATGCATATTTTTGGTCGCGATTTTTTTGTTTGGCGGTCGCGACCCAACAGGGTGACACGGCGGGGAGGCAGGGGTTCCGCGTGTCGGCGGCGGTCGGGCGGTCAGCCCGGGGGAGCACCCAGCGCCAGCAGTACCGGTCCGGTCGGGGACGTCACGAGATCGGCCACGGTCACCCCGTTCAGCGACGAGTAGAACGCCTCCTGTGCTTCCCGAAGCGCCCGCCGCAGCCGACAGGCGCCGGAGAGGGGGCAGGGGGTGTCACCCTCGCACGTCACGGCTTCCCGGTCCCCCTCCAGTGTCCTGACCAGGCCCCCCACCGGGGTGCTCCGGCCGGCGTCGGTGAGCGTCAGCCCGCCGTTGCGCCCACGCCGCGCCTCGATCACCCCCAGGTGCTGCAACTGCGCGACGGCCTTCGCCATGTGTGCATAGGGGACGCGCATGGAGTCGGCGATCTGCCTCGTGGTCAGCAACTCCTCGCCGTCCACGACGGCCAGGCGCATCACTGCCCGAAGTGCGAGATCCGTGTATCTGGTCAGCCTCACGGTGGCAGCCTAGCAATGTTGCATCGCAGATGCGTATTTAGGGGAGCGGTGTGCGTCCACCTGAGGCGAACAACGGGCTTCTCCTCCAACTGAGGCGAACTGTGGGCCTGTCCGCTGTCTGACTATCCGACTATCTGAGGCGCCCGGCCAGGCGTTTCACTTGCCGGGCGGCCTCGTGGGCTGCCTGTTCGGCCCGGGACGCGGCGTCGGCAGCTGCCTTCAGCTGCTTCTCCGCTTCCTGCTTGTCCTGGTCCGCCCGCTGAAGGTCCTCGCGCGCCTGCCGTAGCTGCCGCTCGGCGGCGGACACGTCTCTTCCGGCCCGGTCGTGCCGGTCGCGCGCCCGCTCCAGCAGCGTGTCGGAGTCCGCTTGCGCGGCGCGCAGATCGCGCAGTTGCCGGTCGGCGGCCTGTGCCGCCTCGCGGGCCCGATCGAGCTGCTCCTGCTTCTGGCGGCGCCGCTCGGCGACCTCGTCCTTGGCGCCGGACCGCGCCGGAGTCGGTGTTGCCGCTGGTCGGGCCGGCTCGCGGGGTGTGCCGGCCGTCGCGGTCGTACCGCTGGGAAAGTCCGCCGGAGGGGTGAGGGCGCTCTCCAGACGGCCGGTGGCCCACCGGTCGGCTGAGTCCTGGTCGGCGAGGACGGCACGCAGGGTGGACTCGACGTCCTGCTGCACCGTGTCCGACAGCCGGTGTCCGGCCTCGGCGGCGAGCTCGGCAGCCTGCCGCGACATCGCGTGGACGATGCTCCGCCGCTGCTCGGACAGCTTTTTGATCCCATCGGCGTCCAGGGTTTCGTAGGCCTCCCGCAGCGCACGCCCCAGCTCCAGGAACCGCCGGCTTTCCGCAGGCCGGGAACGCAGCAACAGGTTCACCGTCCAGGCGGCGAGGGAGGGACGGCGGGCGGCGTGGATCCGGCGGGCGTCCTCCACGCGTCCGTCCGCCTTGGCCCCGGCGGTCAGCTCCTCGCGGCGGGAGACGAATTCCGGTGGCGGCGTGGCGTAGAGCTCGTCGAGAGCCTTCTCCACGTCGTGGCCTCCGTC is from Streptomyces sp. NBC_01314 and encodes:
- a CDS encoding cytochrome P450 — translated: MDTEAGPGSLPNAPETGRPVPEAEPGLVERWRSGGGELVALLTQVRERLGGVAAFRLGPAPTVLVTNPTAVQHVLARRPERYVKRSHRARLLIGDGLLAATGTAWKGQRRLLQSQFTGTGMRRYEERITAAARTTAERWGVYARTGQTFDVGQEMRRFALDTIWRSLTGHPLDDATQRELAAVETVGAALPTLPADAEEARDAVAADMARIDAVARHAIEAARGGAAGPHGPGLLHVLTDAATERPEYTDRLIRDEFVTLLAAGHETTATTLTWLYLLLDRHPAAREQALAAGAEGSAGRRQAIQALVHETLRFYPSAWLLPRHATEDDTLAGYTIEAGTDLLVCPYLTHRDPELWPDPERFDPRRFTTPAGRPTHPGAYFPFGIGPRACLGLQFALRESTVLLEHLLPAHTPAFRSAPTKAVHGITVRPDGPTPATLAPSLR
- a CDS encoding long-chain fatty acid--CoA ligase, translating into MTTPEATRPHPRNSGLRVDLNPAAAVAYNARYHGDSVVIRYAGGDLTYAELDDRAARLATVLADGGIEDGDRVAHLGLNSSSFLVTLLAAHRLGAVFVPVNFRLVAAELEAVLVRSGATALVCEEGHRESADEVRDRTALARFLLVDDDPEVPTGGAAGWEPWAPLLAAAVPTSSVAARSADDPAILMFTSGTTGTPKGVVLTHGNVFWNAVNVELRLDTRRGDVTYAAAPLFHIGALNSFVLRALVRGGTVVISRGFDPRTCLDDLVTHRVNSMFGVPQMFAALARQPGLFDRDLSHLRSIVVAGAPVPPSLIELYAEHGVLLQQAWGLTETAPFATHLPVERTLDKLGSAGIPMPFTEVRVVDTATNTPLEPGRSGEIVVRGPNVTAGYWNNPEANRAAFDDEGWFHSGDIGHLDEDGCLYIVDRLKDMVISGGENVYPAEVERALAPMPGVVDIAVVGIPDEQWGEAVQAVMSVDGTAEITLEAVHAYAEGKLAGYKLPRRLTIVPTVPRNASGKLDKAGVRRLVDEKN
- a CDS encoding cytochrome b: MRNGPHGYGIVTKTLHWVVFVAIVVQFAVGYLLDVDDGGRGRGRGRGRGEGSGRGRGRGRGGEDAYEPFGDDALLTVHVVLGATVLLLGAARLARRLATPLPPWAPTLTAAERRLAHRTETTLYAATFAVPVTGVALVLSGDDLLVVHIAAQAVLYAALTAHVGLVLKHQLIDRDHLLGRML
- a CDS encoding glycoside hydrolase family 5 protein, translated to MRSARYVPLVAVLLLLGLVLTPGTAQAGRTAPAHRPATTASTTKAPSAATPVAANGQLVVCGTKLCNQQGKTIQLRGMSTHGLQWYSQCVTNGSLNALATDWRADVLRISMYVQEGGYETDPRRFTDLVHSAIEQATARGMYAIVDWHMLDPGDPHQNLARARTFFSEIAQRHRDKNNLLYEIANEPSGVSWSRVKSYAEQLIPAIRAKDPNTPILIGTRAWSSLGVSEGSNESEVVNNQVNAANIMYTFHFYAYSHRDEYLQTLARAADRIPVFVTEFGTQNYAGEGANDFAMSQRYLDLLAAKKISWVNWNFSDDGRTGAVFKPGTCANGGSWTGTSSLKPAGVWIRDRMRTPDDF
- a CDS encoding UTP--glucose-1-phosphate uridylyltransferase; the encoded protein is MSPTIRRAVIPAAGLGSRLLPLTKATPKEMLPVGDKPVIEHTVRELVDSGITDITIVVSGGKSLIQDHFRPNPALVAQLREDGKTAYADAVEEVAELARRGHITYLDQYGPYGNGTPVLNAARAFGDEPVLVLWPDDVFVAEVPRAQQLIRAYEQTGCPVLALLPMDPTESQRYGVPIVKEDLGDGQLRITGLVEKPEPAAAPSSYAAIGGYVVTPGIIDELREQTRRWYEHRTGEVYLTDAINAYAATRAVYGQVIKGRWYDTGNPADYLVAQMAFALAHPEYGPLLRGLVNGLDTTAD
- a CDS encoding group III truncated hemoglobin, with the protein product MTHDDRRQSPAAPEQLADIRDRQDVERLVKAFYDEVLDDPLIGRLFTEVARVDMATHLPVMADFWESALLTPGVYRRNALRAHRDLHARSPLRAGYFDRWLELWTATVRRRHAGPVSDRAVAKARAVAGALLHNTAGDGRPRPDRGPVFVDIEPSNPR
- a CDS encoding globin domain-containing protein → MLSAQSAPVVRATLPVVGASLTTITELFYRRLFEERPELLRHLFNRTNQATGAQREALAGSVAAFATLLVERPEERPDAVLARIAHKHVSLGITADKYPLVGRHLLGAVAEVLGDAVTPEVGAAWDEVYWLMANALIAIEARLYAEAGVQNGDVWRRMEIAERHQEAADAVSLVLRRTDGRATVPFRPGQYVSVRVELPDGAHQIRQYSLSTAPDHKTWRITVKRETAADDAVPDGEVSSWLHAHAEVGDILDVSLPAGDLVMPEADTPLFLASAGIGITPMLSMLDHLALTSSSRPVTVVHADRTPHDHVHRDEQADLVSRLTSADLHLWYENDAHRSPGANVFAGRATLDHLTPTPDTTAYLCGPLPFMRLVRGELLAKGLHPSAIHYEVFGPDLWLTK
- a CDS encoding Rrf2 family transcriptional regulator, which gives rise to MRLTRYTDLALRAVMRLAVVDGEELLTTRQIADSMRVPYAHMAKAVAQLQHLGVIEARRGRNGGLTLTDAGRSTPVGGLVRTLEGDREAVTCEGDTPCPLSGACRLRRALREAQEAFYSSLNGVTVADLVTSPTGPVLLALGAPPG